In Streptomyces camelliae, the sequence CGAGGTCGCCCCCCTTCACGACGTTTTCGGCGACGGCCGCGTCCCAGCGTTCGGGGTTGAGGTCGGCGCCCATGAGGAGGGTCTCGGCGACCGTGAGCTGTGGGTAGAGCGGCTTGTCCTGGGCGACGAAGCCGACCCGGGGGCGGGCCTCGGCCGGGGTGGTGCCGAGCACGGTGAGCCGGCCTTCGGTGGGCGGGAGCAGTCCGGCGGCGAGCGCGAGCAGCGTCGACTTGCCGGCGCCGTTGGGGCCGACGACGGCGCACACCCGGCCAGTGGGCAGCCGGAAGCCGCACTCCCGCAGCGCCCAGCCCCGGCCGCCCCGCCGGCCGAACCGTTTCCCCAGTGCGTCGGCCCTCAGCGCCGTGTCGGTCATGACGGGTCTCCCTGCGAGTGCGTGTCGAGGTGCGTGTCGTCTGCGTCTGCGTCTGCGGTGAAGTGCTGGTCGAGTACGGCGGTGAAGAGCGCGGCCACGTCGTCGCGGTCCAGCCCCGCCTCGCGGGCCTTGCCGGCCCAGGCCTCCAGCTCGGCGCGGAGCGGGGTGTCGGCCGTCGCGGTGCCGAGCGAGCGCCGTACGAAGGTGCCGAGCCCGCGCCGGGCCTCCACCAGTCCCTCGCGTTCCAGCTCCCGGTACGCCTTCAGGACGGTGTTCGGGTTGATCGCGGTGGCCTCCACGACCTCGCGGGCCGTGGGCAGCCGGTCGCCCGGTTCCAGCAGGCCCATGCGCAGGGCCTGTTTGGTCTGCTGGACGATCTGGACGTAGGTGGCGACCCCGCTGTGCCGGTCGATGCGGTACTCGACCACGTCCCCCACCACCCTTTCACTAATTGAGTAGTGAAAGGGTGGTGTAAGCCCGGTCCGGAAGTCAAGCGGGGTTCCGTGAACCGATCGGGGGGTCCGGTCCGATGAGGAGACGTGAGCGAGAAGAGAAGCGACGGGGAGCTGCTGCGGGCCATCGCGGCGGACGGGGACCGGCGCGCCTTCGAGGAGCTGTACCGGCGGTACGCGCCGTGGCTGACCGCGCGCCTGCGCGGCCGGTGTGCCGACGCCGGGGTCGTCGACGACGTCGTGCAGGAGACGTTCCTCGCGATCTGGCGGGGCAAGGCCCGCTACCGCGAGGACGGCGATGTCGCCGGGTGGCTGTGGCGGATCGGCGCGCGCCGGCTGGTCGACGCGCTGCGCGGCGACGGGGCGCGCGGGCGGCTGCGGCAGGCACTGGCCCGGCTGCGGCACCGGGACGAGGCGTCCGCCGAGGAACGCGTCCTCGCGGGCGTGGAACACGGGGACCTCGCCGGCGCGCTGGTCCGCCTCTCGCCGGAACTGCGGGCAGTGCTCCAGGCGACGGTCATCGACGGCCTGACCACCCGCGAGGCGGCCGTCCTGCTCGGCATACCGCCGGGCACGGTCAAGACCCGGGCCCTGCGAGCCCGGAAGCAACTGCGGGAGGCACTGGCGTGAGCGGGGTCTTGAGGGGGTCCCTGAGCGGGGTTTCGAGCGGAGGGGGTTTGCGGTGTGCCCCGCGGGGCGGCAGTCGGGCGGGAGGCGCGGGCGCGGTCGGGTTTCCGGGTGGGACGGGCTCGCGGGCCGTCCTCCGGAGTCGTGGCCGACGGGCGGGAGGTGCGGGCATGGCCGGGTTTCTGGGCGGAGGGGGTTCGCGGGGTGTTCTGCGGGGGCCTGGTGGGTGGGGAGCCGGTGGCGTGGCCCGGTTCCGGGGCGGACGGGGTTTGCGGGCCGTCCTCCGGGGGCCTGGTGGGTGGGGAGCCGGTGGCGTGGCCCGGTTTCTGGGCGGAGGGGGTTCGCGGGGTGTTCTGCGGGGCTCTGGCAGGCGGGAGGTGGCGGTATGAGCTGGCATGTCGGTGAGGACGAGTTGCGGGCCTATGCGCGGGGGGAGTTGGTGCCGCCGTTGGTGTGGTCCGCCGATGCCCATCTGACCGGGTGCGCCGAGTGCCGGGCGCGGCTCGCGGAGGTCTGGGACGCCGGTGCGCTGGACGCGGCCTGGGAGCGGCTGGATGCCGAGCTGGACGCGCCGCGGCCGGGCCCCTTCGAACGGCTGCTGGTGCGGCTCGGGGTGGCGGACCACACCGCGCGGCTGCTGGCGGCCACGCCCGTACTGCGCCGCTCCTGGCTGACGGCGGTCACGCTGCTGCTGGTGATGTCGGTGCTGACGGCCCACGGCGCCCACTCGGACACGGTCTTCCTGGCCCTGGCCCCGCTGCTGCCGCTCGCCGGCGTCGCCCTGTCGTACGGGCCCGCGCTCGACCCGACGTACGAGATGGCGGTCGTCGCACCCGTGCACGGCTTCCGGCTGCTGATGATCCGTACGGTCGCCGTGCTCGCCGCCGCGCTCGGGCTGTCCGGTCTCGCCACGTTCGCGCTGCCCGGGTACGGCCTCGGCGCGCTCGGCTGGCTGCTGCCCGCTCTCGCGCTCACCGCGACCGGGCTCGCGCTGACGCCCCGGTTCGGACCGGTCCTGGCGCCCTCCGTGGTCGGCGGGGCCTGGGTCGTACTGCTGCTGCTGGCCCGCGCGCAGCAGGGCGGCGGCGACCGGGTGCTCGTCCCGTTCACCGCGGCCGGGCAGGGCGTGGCGGCGGGGGTCGCGGCGCTCGCCGCCGGGCTGCTCTTCGCCGTGCGCGACCGCTTCGACCGGTCCCACCGCTCCCACCGGTCCCACGGAGGCGCCGTATGACCCCCTCCGTCCCACCGACCGACTCACAAGCCGACCCACAGGAGTGCCGTATGACCGTCACCGTCTCCGCCTCCGGGCTCGCCCTGCGCTACGGCGCCACCCGTGCCCTCGACGACGTGTCGGTGCGGCTGAGCCGGGGCGTGACCGGGCTGCTCGGGCCCAACGGCGCCGGGAAGACGACCCTGTTGCGGGTGCTCGCCACCGCCGTGCCCGCCGACGCCGGTGCGTTCACCGTGCTCGGCCACGACCCGGGCACCGCGCGCGGCCGCCAGGAGGTGCGGCGGGCGCTGGGCTATCTGCCGCAGACGCCCGGTTTCCATCCCGACTTCACCCCCTTCGAGTTCGTGGACTACGTGGCGATCCTCAAGGAGCTGACCGACCGCGCGGCCCGGCACCGGGAGGTACGGCGGGTACTGGACGAGGTCGGTCTGGCCGAGGTGCGCGGCAAGCGGATCAAGAAGCTGTCCGGCGGTATGCGGCAGCGGGTCGCGCTCGCCGCAGCCCTCGTCGGCGACCCCGGCTTTGTGGTGCTGGACGAGCCGACCGTCGGCCTCGACCCCGAACAGCGCATGCGCTTCCGGGAGTTGATCGCCCAGGCCGGAGAAGGCCGCACGGTGCTGCTGTCCACCCACCAGACCGAGGACGTGGCGATGCTCTGTCACCGCGTGCTGGTCATGTCCGGCGGCCGTATCCGCTTCGACGGCACCCCCGCCGAGCTGGCCGCGCGGGCCGCCGGCCGGGTATGGAGCAGTACCGCACGCGACCCCGGAGCCAAGGCCGGCTGGCGCACCGGCACCGGCGGCTTCCGCAATGTGGGCGAACCGCCCGAGGGCGCCGAGCTGCTCGAACCCACCCTGGAGGACGGCTATCTGCTCACCCTGGACGCCGATCGCGAAGACCGTACGGAGGTGACGGCGTGACCGCGGCCCTCACGCACACCGAGCAGCCGGCCCCCGCTGCCGCACCCGCCGGCACCGGGGCCGGGAGATCCTGGGCGGCCGTGTTCACGCTCGCCGGCTTCGAGGCCCGCCGGCTGCTGCTGCGCGTCCCGATGCTCCTCGCCCTCTCCCTCTACGTCACCTGGATCGGGTGGCGAACGCTCCGGCCCTCCGACGACTACCCCGTCCTGCAGGACGCCGACCGCGCCACCCAGAGCGGCCCGCTGCTCGTCGGTCTCGCGGTGCTGCTGTGCGTCAACCAGGCCGCGCTGCGCTCCCGGCGCCGGGACACCGAACGTCACTTCGCCGTGCTGGCGCTGAGCCCCTGGCGCCGTACGGTCGCGCACGCGCTGTCCGTGGTGCCGCTCGGGCTGTTCACCGCCGTGGCCGTGACGGTCCAGTTCACCTGGGAGGCGGTCAAGTCCGGTGCGGTGGGCCGCGGTTCGCCGGCCGAGCTGCTGACCGGGCCGTTGACGGTGCTGCTGTTCGGGGCGGTCGGGGTGCTGCTCGCCCGGCTGGCGTCCTCGGCCGTCGCGGCGCCGCTGCTGGTCGTGGTGTTCCTGCTGCTGTTCGTCGCGGGCGCGTTCCCGTTCGCCGGGCGGGAGACCGGGGCGGCGTGGCTGATGCCCGTGGTCACCACGTCCGGTGTCCACCCGGTCCCCTCCGGTCTGCTGGGCCGCCCCGCCGCCTGGCACGCGCTCTACCTCGCCGGGCTGGCCCTGACGGTGGTCCTGCTCGCGGTGCTGGTCGCGGGCGGCCGGAGCCGGACCGTACAGGTCGCGTTCGCCGGTGCGCTGACGCTGGCCGTGCTGGGCGGGGTCGTACAGACCGGCGGGGTCACGGCGGCGACGACGGCGGCCCGTGCCCGCGCCTCGCTCACCCCGGAGAAGGACCAGACGTGCGTCCGGCGCGGGCCGACGCAGTACTGCGCCTTCCCCGAGTGGATGCCCCGCGTCGGGGACTGGGCGCGGATCGCGGACCAGGTGCGGGCCCTCGCGGGCGGCGGGGCGCAGGGCCGGGAACTGCTCGTACGGCAGCGGGTGGAGGCGCGGTACGGCCTCGACGACGACGCGGCGCTCGCTCCGTCCACGCGGCCCGGTCAGGTGACCGTCGGCACGTCCTGGGGCGGCAACCGGGTGCCGGAGTTCTCCACCGCCGTGGCCGGCGTGCTGGTCGCCGGTGACGAGAAGGCGGCGGGTGAGCTGTGCGACGGCCGGATGGTCACGGTGATGTGGTTGTCCCTCGGCCGGCAGCCGGACCCCGAGGGCGCGCTGCGCCACGTCCGCCTCGACGACAGCCTCACCGGTTCCGCGATCGTCCTCTCCCGCACCGAGCCCCTGACCATGACGGCCGGCCAGACCAAGGTCGTGCGCGCGCTCCTGCACCGGCCGTTCTACGGCGTCGTCGCCCGGGTGAAGGCCCACTGGGCCGAGCTGACGACTCCGGGAGTCACGACGGCTCGGGTGGCTGAGCTGCTGGGTGTGCCTGGTTCCGTGGGGGCGGACCGGTGCGGGGAGTGAGCCGGGCATCCGGCCTCCGGCCGGGTCAGGGTTCCCACCCGCACCACCCGGATGACCATCGTCGTCGGGCGCGGGTCGTCGTGGCGCTGGTCGTCCCCGTCTGGCGCACCCTGCCCTGGTGGACGCTCGGGGCCGCCGGTGCGGTGGGGGTGTTGCCGCTCGTGCTCGTCCGGGTGCTCGGATCCGGTCCCGGGCCGGTGGAGGCGCTCTGGATGGTGCGGGCCGCCGGGCTTGCGCTTGCCCTGGGGTTCGGCTTTCTCCTGGACGACCCCGCGCGGCACACCACCGCCCCGGTCCCGGCCCGGCGGGCGGTGCGCAGCCTGCTGCGGGCCGGGCTCGTGGGGCCCGTCGTGGGCGTGTGGTGGGCGGTCGTGCTGTTGCTCGTGCCCGGGGCGGTCCGGCCCCCCGTCGGTGGCGTCACGCTGGAGGCCGGTACCGCCTGTGTGCTCGCGCTCGCCGGGGCCGCGGTCGCCGTGCGGCGCAGCGACGACCCGGAGCCCGGGTGGGGCGTCGCCGGCGCCCTGCTCGGTGTCGCCGTACTCGCGCCGCTGTCGCTGCCCGCCCGCTGGGCGTTCTTCGTGACGCCCGCCGATCCGAGGTGGGCCGGCGGACACGAGCGGTGGGCGTGGGTGCTGGCGGGCGCGGCGGTCGTATGGGCGGGGTCGCTGGGCGAGCCGGCGCCCCGGCGGGCGGGACGGCCGGCGCTCAGGTCTCCGTGCGGTACATGAGGTCCGTCTCGTACGTGGTGAACCCCAGCCGCTCGTACACCGACACCGCCGCCAGGTTGTCGGCGTCGACGTAGAGCATCGCCGTCGGCAGACCCTGGGCGGCGAGGTGGCGCAGGCCGATCGTGGTGAGGGCCTTGCCGAGGCCGCCGCCCTGCTCGCCGGGGCGCACCCCGAGGACGTACACCTCGCCCAGCCCCTCCTCGGCGTGCACCTTCGTCCAGTGGAAGCCGACCAGTTCCCCGTCCCGTTCGGCGAGGAAGAACCCGGCCGGGTCGAACCACGGCTCGGCCTTGCGGTCGTCGAGGTCCCGCTGGGTCAGCGAACCCTGTTCGGGGTGGTGGGCGAAGGCGGCCGCGTTGACCGCGAGCCAGGCCGAGTCGTCCTTGCCGGGCACGAAGGCGCGCACGGTCACGCCCTCCGGCAGCTTCGGGTCGGGCAGCTCCAGGTCGCTCAACGCCCGCCGCATCTGGCGCAGTTCGCGGAACAGGGTCAGGCCGAGGACCTGGGCGAGATGCCGGGCGGCGGGATGTCCGCCGTGCGCCCACACCCGCAGCCGCTTGCCGGAGGCGCCGAGCAGGGCGGAGCCGAGCGCCCGGCCGTGCCCGTGTCCGCGGTGCGCGGGGTGGACGACCAGCTCGGCGGCCGGCGCCTCCACCGGGTCGGTGTCCTCCAGCTGGGCGTAGCCCACGAGTTCGCCGTCGACGGTCAGCAGCAGATGCGAGACGCCCTCCCGGGCACCCCCGCGCAACTGCAGCCGCCCCTGCTCGGACACCGGCTGCTGCCCGTCGGTCCGGGCCGCCTCGCCCAGCAGTTCGCCCACGGCCTCGGCCTGCTCGGGGCTGAGCGCGGAGTAGGTCTCGATGGATCGGGCGGGGAAGGCCCGTACGGTGTCGTCGCTGCTCATGCGTACGAGGGTACGGGGCGGGCGGCGCCGGAGCGGTGCGCCGGCCCCCGATAAAACCTGTGTGAATGCCGCCGCGGTTCCGCAATATCCCTGTGAATTGCGCACAGGGGTATTTCATTGAGGTCTCATCGGAATCGGCTTTTTCCGGCTCGCGAATCCCGTAATGTTTTCCATGTCGAAAGCGAACGACGCGAAAGGAAACGCAGATGAGCTTCCGGAAGATCGCCCCCGTCAAGAAGCGGCACTGCAAGCCGGGCAAGCCTGGTCAGGAGCGCAGGCCGGCGCCGAAGAAGCCCGAGCCCAAGCGCCCGGTCGGCCACAAGTAATCCCTGGAAATCACAGGAATCACAGGAAATCATAGGAACCAGGAAGGGGAATTCCATGTCTTTCCACAAGCTCGCCCCGGTCAAGAAGCACCACAAGCCCGCCCCGGAGCACAAGAAGCCGGCGCCGAAGAAGCCCGCGCCGAGGCGTCGCCCGATCGGCGACAAGCACTGAGCCAGGTTGTCGTGAGGCGGGGTCACCGGTTACTGCGTGGTCGTACCGGTGGCCCCGCCTCGGCCTGTGTCCACAGCTGTGGAAAGAGAAGGAAGGGCAGTCGATGCTGAGGGAGTCCCGCGAGGCCTTCCGCCGGTTCTGGCCGCTGACCCGCGGCGACCGCAAGTGGCTCGGGGCGATCGTGGCGTGCGTGGTCGTGGCCGCGCTCGCCGAGACCGCCGCGATCCTGCTGTTCGGCCAGCTCACCGACCATGCCCTGAAGGCCGGTTCGCTCGCCGCCTTCTGGGGGCCGGCCGGTGCCTGGCTCGGCGTGGCCGCGCTCGCCGCACTCGTCGGCTATC encodes:
- a CDS encoding GntR family transcriptional regulator → MVEYRIDRHSGVATYVQIVQQTKQALRMGLLEPGDRLPTAREVVEATAINPNTVLKAYRELEREGLVEARRGLGTFVRRSLGTATADTPLRAELEAWAGKAREAGLDRDDVAALFTAVLDQHFTADADADDTHLDTHSQGDPS
- a CDS encoding RNA polymerase sigma factor, whose translation is MSEKRSDGELLRAIAADGDRRAFEELYRRYAPWLTARLRGRCADAGVVDDVVQETFLAIWRGKARYREDGDVAGWLWRIGARRLVDALRGDGARGRLRQALARLRHRDEASAEERVLAGVEHGDLAGALVRLSPELRAVLQATVIDGLTTREAAVLLGIPPGTVKTRALRARKQLREALA
- a CDS encoding zf-HC2 domain-containing protein — encoded protein: MSWHVGEDELRAYARGELVPPLVWSADAHLTGCAECRARLAEVWDAGALDAAWERLDAELDAPRPGPFERLLVRLGVADHTARLLAATPVLRRSWLTAVTLLLVMSVLTAHGAHSDTVFLALAPLLPLAGVALSYGPALDPTYEMAVVAPVHGFRLLMIRTVAVLAAALGLSGLATFALPGYGLGALGWLLPALALTATGLALTPRFGPVLAPSVVGGAWVVLLLLARAQQGGGDRVLVPFTAAGQGVAAGVAALAAGLLFAVRDRFDRSHRSHRSHGGAV
- a CDS encoding ABC transporter ATP-binding protein → MTVTVSASGLALRYGATRALDDVSVRLSRGVTGLLGPNGAGKTTLLRVLATAVPADAGAFTVLGHDPGTARGRQEVRRALGYLPQTPGFHPDFTPFEFVDYVAILKELTDRAARHREVRRVLDEVGLAEVRGKRIKKLSGGMRQRVALAAALVGDPGFVVLDEPTVGLDPEQRMRFRELIAQAGEGRTVLLSTHQTEDVAMLCHRVLVMSGGRIRFDGTPAELAARAAGRVWSSTARDPGAKAGWRTGTGGFRNVGEPPEGAELLEPTLEDGYLLTLDADREDRTEVTA
- a CDS encoding ABC transporter permease; the encoded protein is MTAALTHTEQPAPAAAPAGTGAGRSWAAVFTLAGFEARRLLLRVPMLLALSLYVTWIGWRTLRPSDDYPVLQDADRATQSGPLLVGLAVLLCVNQAALRSRRRDTERHFAVLALSPWRRTVAHALSVVPLGLFTAVAVTVQFTWEAVKSGAVGRGSPAELLTGPLTVLLFGAVGVLLARLASSAVAAPLLVVVFLLLFVAGAFPFAGRETGAAWLMPVVTTSGVHPVPSGLLGRPAAWHALYLAGLALTVVLLAVLVAGGRSRTVQVAFAGALTLAVLGGVVQTGGVTAATTAARARASLTPEKDQTCVRRGPTQYCAFPEWMPRVGDWARIADQVRALAGGGAQGRELLVRQRVEARYGLDDDAALAPSTRPGQVTVGTSWGGNRVPEFSTAVAGVLVAGDEKAAGELCDGRMVTVMWLSLGRQPDPEGALRHVRLDDSLTGSAIVLSRTEPLTMTAGQTKVVRALLHRPFYGVVARVKAHWAELTTPGVTTARVAELLGVPGSVGADRCGE
- a CDS encoding ABC transporter, with product MALVVPVWRTLPWWTLGAAGAVGVLPLVLVRVLGSGPGPVEALWMVRAAGLALALGFGFLLDDPARHTTAPVPARRAVRSLLRAGLVGPVVGVWWAVVLLLVPGAVRPPVGGVTLEAGTACVLALAGAAVAVRRSDDPEPGWGVAGALLGVAVLAPLSLPARWAFFVTPADPRWAGGHERWAWVLAGAAVVWAGSLGEPAPRRAGRPALRSPCGT
- the mshD gene encoding mycothiol synthase, which produces MSSDDTVRAFPARSIETYSALSPEQAEAVGELLGEAARTDGQQPVSEQGRLQLRGGAREGVSHLLLTVDGELVGYAQLEDTDPVEAPAAELVVHPAHRGHGHGRALGSALLGASGKRLRVWAHGGHPAARHLAQVLGLTLFRELRQMRRALSDLELPDPKLPEGVTVRAFVPGKDDSAWLAVNAAAFAHHPEQGSLTQRDLDDRKAEPWFDPAGFFLAERDGELVGFHWTKVHAEEGLGEVYVLGVRPGEQGGGLGKALTTIGLRHLAAQGLPTAMLYVDADNLAAVSVYERLGFTTYETDLMYRTET